Proteins co-encoded in one Tistrella mobilis genomic window:
- a CDS encoding globin-coupled sensor protein: MTAALSQTDETSDRLAFLRLDDAARADLRALKPFLEKHLPDVLAAFYEHLRHYPELGRMFGGSTGQDRARGAQLKHWLVIADGRFDQTYVDSVRRIGNVHARLGLEPGWYIGGYAFILSGIMERLTREMESGLFGRRSEKLSRYGTVLIRAAMLDMDFAISIYLERGRAEKAEALRHLVDAFRSTVGTIVESVGDAAGAMRDSASRMASNAEATSTSAETVDMAAADASRAVGSAAAATEEMSRAASEIAHQLERMKQLSSDAVGHVDAGRTAINELVGAAESIGKIVTLIRTIAEQTNLLALNATIEAARAGEAGRGFAVVANEVKTLAGQTQKATEEIGGQIDQVRSIISRVASTSDAVASAIAALDGTTTTIAAATEEQTAATREVASSTADAATATHKVSDIITGVGNAARETGVAARRVVDAASELDQESHHLRTEVDRFISSVG; this comes from the coding sequence ATGACGGCCGCCCTGTCGCAGACGGATGAAACGTCGGATCGGCTCGCGTTTCTGCGTCTGGACGACGCAGCGCGTGCCGATCTCCGGGCGCTGAAGCCCTTCCTGGAGAAACATCTCCCGGACGTGCTCGCCGCCTTCTACGAGCATCTCCGCCACTACCCGGAGCTGGGCCGGATGTTTGGCGGCTCGACCGGTCAGGATCGCGCCCGTGGCGCCCAGCTCAAGCACTGGCTGGTCATTGCCGACGGCCGGTTCGACCAGACCTATGTCGACTCGGTCCGCCGCATCGGCAACGTCCATGCCCGTCTCGGCCTGGAGCCCGGCTGGTATATCGGCGGCTATGCCTTCATCCTCTCGGGCATCATGGAGCGCCTGACCCGCGAGATGGAAAGCGGCCTGTTCGGACGCCGCTCGGAAAAGCTCTCGCGCTACGGTACCGTCCTGATCCGCGCCGCCATGCTCGACATGGATTTCGCCATCTCGATCTATCTGGAGCGCGGGCGCGCCGAGAAGGCGGAAGCCCTCCGCCATCTGGTCGATGCCTTCCGCTCCACCGTGGGCACGATCGTTGAAAGCGTCGGCGACGCCGCCGGTGCGATGCGTGACAGCGCCAGCCGGATGGCAAGCAATGCCGAGGCCACCAGCACCAGCGCCGAAACGGTCGACATGGCGGCCGCCGATGCCAGCCGTGCGGTCGGCTCCGCCGCCGCCGCCACCGAGGAAATGAGCCGCGCCGCCAGCGAGATTGCCCATCAGCTGGAGCGGATGAAGCAGCTGTCGTCGGACGCCGTCGGCCATGTCGATGCCGGGCGGACCGCGATCAACGAACTGGTCGGCGCGGCCGAAAGCATCGGCAAGATCGTCACCCTGATCCGCACGATCGCCGAGCAGACCAATCTCCTGGCCCTCAACGCGACCATCGAGGCCGCCCGTGCCGGAGAGGCCGGCCGCGGCTTCGCCGTGGTGGCGAACGAGGTCAAGACCCTGGCCGGTCAGACGCAGAAGGCGACGGAAGAGATCGGCGGCCAGATCGATCAGGTCCGGTCGATCATCTCCCGCGTCGCCAGCACGTCGGATGCCGTCGCCTCGGCGATCGCAGCACTCGACGGCACCACCACCACCATCGCCGCCGCCACCGAGGAACAGACCGCCGCCACCCGCGAAGTCGCAAGCTCGACCGCCGATGCCGCGACCGCCACCCACAAGGTGTCGGACATCATCACCGGTGTCGGCAATGCCGCGCGCGAGACGGGCGTCGCGGCCCGCCGGGTGGTGGATGCGGCCTCGGAACTCGACCAGGAATCGCACCACCTGCGTACCGAAGTCGACCGCTTCATCTCCAGCGTCGGCTGA
- a CDS encoding alpha-D-ribose 1-methylphosphonate 5-triphosphate diphosphatase: MTAAPLFSPTSPLTLCGRRILLADGDIAPGRLTLAEGRIVDTSRQIGGDAIDLGDLLVAPGLIDLHGDAFERQIMPRPGVHFPVDLGLVDTDRQMAALGITTAAHGITASWEPGLRSLDAAEALILAIHALKPRLMVDTRVHLRHEVANAAGAARVEAWLAGRLIDLLALNDHLPDFVAMRARPQKLAVVAGRSGLSTNELLARIDALAADRTEQWAAARRLAARARDAGIPLLSHDDETPEARSAARALGARIAEFPVDMATARAAVSAGDEVMVGAPNLLRGTSHAGRLDARDAVAAGAATLVASDYSHAALLSAPFVTATTTGLGLARAWSLVSAGPARAAGLSDRGRLAPGLRADLVVIDDTDPLVPRVALTMAGGRLVHADTTGIALLARRV; the protein is encoded by the coding sequence ATGACGGCGGCGCCCCTTTTCTCCCCCACCTCTCCGCTCACCCTGTGCGGCCGGCGCATTCTGCTGGCCGATGGCGACATCGCGCCGGGCAGGCTGACCCTCGCCGAGGGGCGCATCGTCGACACCTCGCGGCAGATCGGCGGTGATGCGATCGATCTCGGCGATCTGCTGGTGGCGCCCGGTCTGATCGACCTGCACGGGGACGCCTTCGAGCGTCAGATCATGCCCCGCCCCGGCGTGCATTTTCCGGTCGATCTGGGCCTCGTCGATACCGACCGCCAGATGGCGGCACTGGGCATCACCACGGCCGCGCACGGCATTACGGCGTCGTGGGAGCCGGGGTTGCGCAGCCTGGACGCGGCGGAAGCCCTGATCCTGGCGATCCACGCCCTGAAGCCCCGGCTGATGGTCGATACCCGCGTTCATCTGCGCCACGAAGTCGCCAATGCCGCAGGTGCCGCACGGGTCGAGGCCTGGCTTGCGGGCAGGCTGATCGATCTTCTGGCGCTCAACGATCATCTGCCCGATTTCGTCGCCATGCGTGCCCGGCCTCAGAAGCTCGCGGTCGTCGCCGGTCGGTCCGGCCTGTCGACCAACGAACTTCTGGCCAGGATCGATGCGCTTGCGGCCGATCGGACGGAACAATGGGCTGCGGCACGCCGGCTTGCAGCCCGCGCCCGTGATGCCGGCATCCCCCTGCTGTCCCATGACGACGAGACGCCCGAGGCACGCAGCGCTGCCCGCGCGCTCGGTGCCCGCATCGCCGAATTCCCGGTCGACATGGCGACGGCCAGGGCGGCCGTCTCGGCCGGTGACGAGGTGATGGTCGGTGCCCCCAACCTGCTGCGCGGCACCAGCCATGCCGGACGGCTGGACGCCCGCGACGCCGTCGCCGCCGGTGCCGCCACCCTGGTCGCCAGCGATTACAGCCATGCGGCGCTGCTCTCGGCCCCCTTCGTGACCGCCACCACGACCGGGCTCGGTCTTGCGCGGGCCTGGTCGCTGGTCTCGGCAGGGCCGGCGCGTGCCGCAGGGCTCAGCGACCGCGGTCGCCTCGCGCCGGGTCTGCGCGCCGATCTGGTCGTGATCGACGATACCGACCCGCTGGTGCCGCGGGTGGCACTCACCATGGCCGGCGGGCGGCTGGTTCATGCCGATACCACCGGCATCGCCCTGCTCGCCCGCCGGGTCTGA
- a CDS encoding alpha/beta fold hydrolase, with protein MSDRLPLVLLPGLLCDHDLWASVLDGLSARADMTVADLTRDDSVGAMASRVLDEVTAPRFALAGLSMGGYVAQEIMRQAPDRVIGLALLDTSARADTEEQKARRRALIDVASRGRFKGVTPRLLPVLINEDRLTDDALTGRIMAMAERVGHPAFLRQQEAIMARPDGRADLARIACPTLVVCGREDALTPLPLAEEMAAAIPGAELRVIEDCGHLPPMERPAEAVAAIAGWLDRLTA; from the coding sequence ATGTCCGACCGCCTGCCCCTGGTCCTGCTGCCGGGCCTGCTCTGTGACCATGACCTCTGGGCATCGGTTCTGGATGGGCTTTCGGCGCGCGCCGACATGACGGTGGCCGACCTCACCCGGGATGACAGTGTGGGTGCCATGGCGTCCCGGGTGCTGGACGAGGTGACGGCTCCGCGTTTCGCCCTCGCCGGGCTGTCGATGGGCGGCTATGTGGCGCAGGAGATCATGCGCCAGGCGCCCGACCGGGTGATCGGCCTGGCTCTGCTCGACACCTCCGCCCGGGCCGATACCGAAGAGCAGAAGGCGCGGCGCAGGGCGTTGATCGACGTGGCGAGCCGCGGCCGTTTCAAGGGCGTGACGCCGCGCCTGCTGCCGGTGCTGATCAACGAAGACCGGCTGACCGACGACGCGCTGACCGGGCGGATCATGGCCATGGCAGAGAGGGTCGGCCATCCGGCCTTTCTGCGCCAGCAGGAGGCGATCATGGCCCGGCCGGACGGGCGGGCGGATCTTGCCCGGATCGCCTGTCCGACGCTGGTGGTCTGCGGGCGCGAGGACGCGCTGACCCCGCTGCCGCTGGCCGAGGAGATGGCGGCCGCCATCCCCGGGGCCGAGCTTCGTGTCATCGAAGATTGCGGACATCTGCCGCCGATGGAACGTCCGGCCGAAGCGGTGGCGGCGATCGCCGGCTGGCTCGACCGCCTGACGGCCTGA
- a CDS encoding hydrolase has translation MDADADLLVVIDLQARLMPAISGGEAAVADAGRLIDGARALGIPVLATEQYPQGLGPTVDLIRDRLAPSEIVSKITFSSWSENAFRDRVIASGRRRLVVCGTEAHVCVLQTVLDAARAGFQLAVVADAVASRAPANKALALDRMARHGVEIVSTEMVLFEWLGRAGDDRFKAVLPLIR, from the coding sequence ATGGATGCAGATGCCGACCTGCTGGTGGTGATCGACCTTCAGGCCCGGCTGATGCCGGCGATTTCCGGCGGCGAGGCCGCGGTTGCCGATGCCGGCCGCCTGATCGACGGCGCCCGGGCGCTGGGCATTCCGGTGCTGGCGACCGAACAGTATCCCCAGGGGCTGGGCCCGACGGTGGATCTGATCCGCGACCGGCTCGCCCCGTCGGAGATCGTGTCCAAGATCACCTTCTCGTCCTGGAGCGAGAATGCGTTCCGCGATCGGGTGATCGCGTCGGGCCGTCGGCGCCTGGTGGTCTGCGGCACCGAAGCCCATGTCTGCGTGCTGCAGACCGTGCTTGACGCCGCCCGCGCCGGCTTCCAGCTTGCGGTGGTCGCCGATGCGGTCGCAAGCCGCGCGCCCGCCAACAAGGCGCTCGCCCTCGACCGCATGGCCCGTCATGGCGTCGAGATCGTCTCGACCGAGATGGTGCTGTTCGAATGGCTGGGCCGCGCGGGTGACGACCGCTTCAAGGCGGTGCTGCCGCTGATCCGCTGA
- a CDS encoding DEAD/DEAH box helicase — translation MTFEDLGLSAEVLRAVTDAGYNQPTPIQEKAIPWVLQGRDVLGCAQTGTGKTASFTLPMIDILAQGRVRARMPRSLIMTPTRELAQQIAENFNTYGKYTPLSMALLIGGVSFSDQEKALDKGVDVLIATPGRLLDHFERGRVLLTDVRILVVDEADRMLDMGFIPDLERIASLLPQIRQTLLFSATMPPEIRRLADKFLMNPKEVSVAPQSTAASTVRQLVVQVPNERAKRRPLETLMRNEPVGNGIIFCNRKRTVATLYETLKRAGHDVGALHGDMTQDARNETLAAFRDNRIKFLIATDVAGRGLDIEHVSHVFNYDVPLAAEDYIHRIGRTGRAGRSGTAIMLVTPEDKKLYDRVVALLGGKPLEELSDLSVKAPAEAPADAETEAAAGGRTPRGARTRPRRRREAEAADLPAAEEVRAEGIQAEEAAPAVDDTPAPAAKPERRKRRTPRSVESRPVEVVEAEAAVDEVEAVEEAPAPAPEPRRAAERKPERARPSERRQREDDTPLGFGKDIPAFMLKSARTG, via the coding sequence ATGACATTCGAAGATCTGGGCCTGAGTGCCGAAGTCCTGCGGGCGGTCACTGACGCCGGCTACAATCAGCCGACCCCCATCCAGGAGAAGGCCATCCCCTGGGTGCTCCAGGGGCGGGACGTGCTCGGCTGCGCGCAGACCGGCACCGGCAAGACGGCATCCTTCACCCTGCCGATGATCGACATCCTGGCCCAGGGCCGGGTGCGTGCGCGCATGCCGCGTTCGCTGATCATGACGCCGACCCGCGAGCTGGCGCAGCAGATCGCAGAGAATTTCAACACCTACGGCAAGTACACGCCGCTGTCGATGGCTCTGCTCATCGGCGGCGTGTCGTTCTCCGACCAGGAGAAGGCGCTGGACAAGGGCGTCGACGTGCTGATCGCCACACCCGGACGCCTGCTCGATCATTTCGAGCGCGGCCGCGTGCTGCTGACCGACGTCCGCATCCTGGTGGTCGACGAAGCCGACCGTATGCTGGACATGGGTTTCATCCCGGATCTTGAGCGGATCGCCAGCCTTCTGCCACAGATCCGCCAGACCCTGCTGTTTTCGGCCACCATGCCGCCCGAGATCCGGCGTCTGGCCGACAAGTTCCTGATGAACCCCAAGGAAGTGTCGGTGGCGCCGCAGTCCACCGCCGCCTCCACCGTCCGTCAGCTGGTCGTCCAGGTGCCGAACGAGCGCGCCAAGCGCCGCCCGCTCGAGACCCTGATGCGCAACGAGCCGGTCGGCAACGGCATCATCTTCTGCAATCGCAAGCGCACGGTCGCGACGCTTTACGAGACGCTGAAGCGGGCCGGCCACGATGTCGGCGCGCTGCATGGCGACATGACGCAGGATGCGCGCAACGAGACGCTGGCCGCCTTCCGCGACAACCGGATCAAGTTCCTGATCGCGACCGACGTCGCCGGCCGTGGGCTCGACATCGAACATGTCAGCCACGTGTTCAATTACGATGTGCCGCTGGCCGCGGAAGACTACATCCATCGCATCGGCCGGACCGGCCGTGCAGGCCGCAGCGGCACCGCCATCATGCTGGTCACGCCCGAAGACAAGAAGCTCTACGACCGCGTGGTCGCCCTGCTGGGAGGCAAGCCGTTGGAAGAGCTGAGCGATCTGTCGGTCAAGGCGCCGGCGGAAGCCCCGGCTGACGCCGAGACTGAAGCCGCAGCCGGCGGCCGCACCCCGCGTGGTGCCCGCACCCGTCCGCGGCGGCGCCGCGAGGCCGAAGCGGCAGACCTGCCGGCCGCCGAAGAGGTCCGGGCCGAAGGGATCCAGGCCGAAGAGGCTGCACCGGCCGTCGACGACACCCCTGCACCGGCTGCGAAGCCCGAGCGGCGCAAACGCCGCACGCCCCGTTCCGTCGAGAGCCGGCCTGTCGAGGTCGTGGAGGCTGAGGCTGCCGTTGACGAGGTCGAGGCCGTCGAGGAAGCCCCCGCACCGGCTCCTGAGCCCCGCCGTGCAGCCGAGCGCAAGCCCGAGCGGGCCCGTCCGTCCGAGCGCCGCCAGCGTGAAGACGACACACCGCTGGGCTTCGGGAAGGACATTCCGGCCTTCATGCTGAAATCCGCCCGCACCGGCTGA
- a CDS encoding alpha/beta fold hydrolase, giving the protein MTSTPDPTSTPNPTSEFLTACGHEIHLMHWSKDRSEPVVMWHGLARTGRDFDPCAAYFADRYRIVAPDTIGRGLSSWSKAPDAEYRLEHYADIAVELLDRLGIERMRWVGTSMGGAIGMVLAAGPLRDRITHLVLNDIGPALSPVAVGRIRSYVTQPPVFDTVLELEAYLRTIYAPYGAITDAQWRQMAETSTRRRDDGKVTVHYDPAVMRVFAETTDDFEMWDAWDAIHAKTLVMRGETSDLLTQDTAEEMTRRGPKARLAVIPGCGHAPALNVPDQLQLIEDFLAS; this is encoded by the coding sequence ATGACCTCCACCCCCGATCCCACCTCGACCCCGAATCCAACCTCAGAATTCCTGACCGCCTGCGGTCATGAAATCCACCTGATGCACTGGTCGAAGGACCGGTCGGAACCGGTGGTGATGTGGCACGGCCTAGCCCGGACCGGCCGAGATTTCGACCCCTGCGCGGCGTATTTCGCCGATCGCTACCGCATCGTGGCCCCCGATACCATCGGCCGCGGCCTGTCGTCGTGGTCAAAGGCCCCCGATGCCGAGTACCGGCTGGAGCATTATGCCGATATCGCGGTGGAGCTGCTCGACCGGCTGGGCATCGAGCGGATGCGCTGGGTGGGCACCTCGATGGGCGGTGCCATCGGCATGGTGCTGGCCGCAGGCCCGCTGCGGGACCGGATCACCCATCTGGTTCTGAACGATATCGGCCCGGCATTGTCGCCGGTGGCGGTCGGCCGGATCCGGTCTTACGTCACCCAGCCGCCGGTTTTCGACACGGTGCTGGAGCTGGAGGCCTATCTGCGCACCATCTACGCCCCCTATGGCGCGATCACCGATGCCCAGTGGCGGCAGATGGCCGAAACCTCCACCCGCCGCCGCGATGACGGCAAGGTGACCGTGCATTATGACCCTGCCGTCATGCGCGTTTTTGCAGAGACGACAGACGATTTCGAGATGTGGGATGCCTGGGATGCTATTCATGCCAAGACCTTGGTCATGCGCGGCGAGACCAGTGACCTGCTGACTCAGGATACGGCCGAAGAAATGACCCGCCGCGGGCCCAAGGCGAGACTTGCGGTCATTCCCGGCTGCGGGCATGCTCCGGCTCTGAACGTTCCCGACCAGTTGCAGCTGATCGAGGACTTCCTCGCCAGCTGA
- a CDS encoding branched-chain amino acid ABC transporter permease, whose amino-acid sequence MLNWIISGDHPRSRILTIVLLVVLLGLAFAPFVFPGTRSLAVAARICVLIVLVASYDILLGYTGIVSFAHTMFFGIGAYGVAISLNALGPSWGAVGLGTVAGVLLSIVVAAVIGLLSLRVRAIFFSMITLAVASFFLILASQLSWLTGGEDGMSFSIPRLLSPAFKLVDGEVLGQKINGRIIAYYLVFLVSLLLFLFMLRVVNSPFGRVLQAIRENDFRAEALGNRVVIYRTAASCLVAALAALAGVLNALWLRYTGPDATLSFAIMLDVLLMVVIGGMGTLYGAVIGVVILSLAQFYLQDLMGTASEALAGIPILPELIAADRWMLWLGILFVLSVYFFPTGIVGKLRER is encoded by the coding sequence ATGCTCAACTGGATCATCTCCGGCGATCATCCGCGCAGCCGCATCCTGACCATCGTTCTGCTGGTCGTGCTGCTGGGTCTCGCCTTCGCCCCCTTCGTCTTCCCCGGCACCCGCTCGCTTGCGGTTGCGGCGCGCATCTGCGTGCTGATCGTGCTGGTCGCCTCGTACGATATCCTGCTCGGCTATACCGGCATCGTCTCCTTTGCCCACACCATGTTCTTCGGCATCGGCGCCTATGGGGTCGCGATCTCGCTGAATGCGCTGGGCCCGAGCTGGGGGGCGGTGGGCCTCGGCACGGTTGCGGGCGTGCTGCTCTCGATCGTGGTGGCGGCGGTGATCGGCCTGCTGTCGCTCAGGGTGAGGGCGATCTTCTTCAGCATGATCACGCTTGCCGTGGCGAGCTTCTTCCTGATCCTGGCGTCGCAGCTCTCGTGGCTGACCGGCGGCGAGGACGGCATGTCGTTCAGCATCCCGCGGCTGCTGAGCCCGGCCTTCAAGCTGGTCGACGGCGAGGTGCTGGGCCAGAAGATCAACGGCCGCATCATTGCCTATTACCTGGTCTTCCTGGTCTCTCTGCTGCTGTTCCTGTTCATGCTGCGCGTGGTCAACTCACCCTTCGGCCGGGTGCTTCAGGCCATCCGCGAGAACGACTTCCGGGCCGAGGCGCTCGGCAACCGCGTGGTGATCTACCGCACGGCCGCCTCGTGCCTGGTGGCGGCGCTGGCGGCGCTTGCCGGGGTGCTGAACGCGCTCTGGCTGCGCTATACCGGGCCCGACGCGACGCTCTCTTTCGCGATCATGCTCGACGTGCTGCTGATGGTCGTGATCGGCGGCATGGGGACGCTTTATGGTGCGGTGATCGGCGTGGTGATCCTCAGCCTGGCGCAGTTCTATCTTCAGGACCTGATGGGCACGGCCTCCGAGGCGCTGGCCGGCATCCCGATCCTGCCCGAGCTGATCGCCGCCGACCGCTGGATGCTGTGGCTGGGCATCCTGTTCGTGCTCTCGGTCTACTTCTTCCCCACCGGCATCGTCGGCAAACTCAGGGAACGCTGA
- a CDS encoding branched-chain amino acid ABC transporter permease gives MTARALKTAGLVERHAPLAIAGLILFLPLIAIDPGTWMVLAVAGLAMGMMIFLMASGLTLVFGLMDVLNFAHGAFVAVGAYLATGLLAPGGPFHDMLGISLLGDVGAMLLSILVACVVAGILGLAFERIIVRRVYGAHLRQILITVGGLIVAEQLITVIWGPDPIPLPKPETLRGSIFFGDIAVERYRLVACVLGLVAYVGMHFALNRTRIGLLVRAGVENREMVEALGYKVRRLFVGVFVAGTALAASGGVMWALYQELVTVHIGADVMILVFIVVIIGGLGSVGGCFLGALLVGLTANFMGYLAPTLALGSNILLMVAVLLWRPRGLYPTTKN, from the coding sequence ATGACCGCGCGCGCCCTCAAGACCGCCGGACTGGTCGAGCGGCATGCCCCGCTCGCGATCGCCGGCCTGATCCTGTTCCTGCCGCTCATCGCCATCGATCCCGGCACCTGGATGGTGCTGGCGGTCGCCGGCCTCGCCATGGGCATGATGATCTTCCTGATGGCCTCGGGGCTCACCCTGGTTTTCGGCCTGATGGATGTGCTGAATTTCGCCCATGGGGCTTTTGTGGCCGTCGGTGCCTATCTGGCGACCGGGCTGCTGGCGCCGGGCGGCCCCTTCCACGACATGCTCGGCATCTCTCTGCTGGGGGATGTGGGGGCGATGCTGCTCTCGATCCTGGTCGCCTGCGTGGTGGCCGGCATTCTGGGCCTCGCTTTCGAGCGGATCATCGTGCGCCGGGTCTATGGCGCGCATCTGCGCCAGATCCTGATCACGGTCGGCGGGCTGATCGTCGCCGAACAGCTGATCACGGTGATCTGGGGCCCGGATCCGATCCCGCTGCCCAAGCCTGAAACCCTGCGCGGCTCGATCTTCTTTGGCGACATCGCGGTCGAGCGCTACCGGCTGGTCGCCTGCGTGCTGGGCCTCGTCGCCTATGTCGGCATGCATTTCGCGCTCAACCGCACCCGCATCGGCCTGCTGGTCCGCGCGGGCGTCGAGAACCGCGAGATGGTCGAGGCGCTGGGCTACAAGGTGCGTCGGCTGTTCGTCGGCGTCTTCGTGGCCGGCACGGCACTTGCGGCCTCGGGCGGCGTGATGTGGGCGCTCTATCAGGAGCTGGTGACCGTCCATATCGGCGCGGACGTCATGATCCTGGTGTTCATCGTGGTGATCATCGGCGGGCTGGGCTCGGTGGGCGGCTGCTTCCTCGGCGCCCTGCTGGTGGGGCTGACCGCCAATTTCATGGGCTATCTGGCCCCGACGCTGGCGCTCGGCTCCAACATCCTGCTGATGGTGGCGGTGCTGCTCTGGCGACCCCGCGGGCTTTATCCCACGACGAAGAACTGA
- a CDS encoding ABC transporter ATP-binding protein has translation MSDALLTLAGVHTHIGQYHILQGVDLVVPRGGLTMLLGRNGAGKTTTLRTIMGLWQASQGQITFDGRDITRAHTADLAAAGIAYVPEDMGIFAGLTVRENMVLAARSGPMDQKRLAWIYELFPALEKFWNWPAGNLSGGQKQMLAIARAIVEPRELLIVDEPSKGLAPAIIGHLIQAFRELKSTHTTILMVEQNFSMATALGDTVAVMDDGRVVHAGSMHELAHDGDLQRRLLGLSLDAHQ, from the coding sequence ATGTCTGATGCCCTGCTCACCCTTGCCGGCGTGCACACCCATATCGGCCAGTATCACATCCTTCAGGGGGTGGATCTGGTGGTGCCGCGCGGCGGGCTGACCATGCTGCTCGGCCGCAACGGTGCCGGCAAGACCACCACGCTGCGCACGATCATGGGCCTCTGGCAGGCCTCGCAGGGGCAGATCACCTTCGACGGGCGCGACATCACCAGGGCCCATACCGCCGACCTCGCCGCGGCCGGCATCGCCTATGTGCCCGAGGATATGGGCATCTTCGCCGGGTTGACGGTGCGCGAGAACATGGTGCTCGCCGCCCGGTCGGGGCCCATGGACCAGAAGCGCCTCGCCTGGATCTACGAGCTGTTTCCGGCCCTTGAGAAGTTCTGGAACTGGCCGGCCGGCAATCTGTCGGGCGGTCAGAAGCAGATGCTGGCCATCGCCCGGGCGATCGTGGAGCCGCGGGAGCTGCTGATCGTGGACGAGCCGTCCAAGGGGCTGGCGCCGGCGATCATCGGTCATCTGATCCAGGCCTTCCGCGAGCTCAAATCGACCCACACGACCATTCTGATGGTCGAACAGAATTTCAGTATGGCGACCGCACTCGGTGACACGGTGGCAGTGATGGATGACGGCCGCGTCGTCCATGCGGGTTCGATGCACGAACTCGCCCATGACGGAGATCTTCAGCGCCGCCTGCTCGGCCTCAGCCTGGACGCTCATCAATGA
- a CDS encoding ABC transporter ATP-binding protein, with protein sequence MTASSAAGQGGARPALETRDLTVRFGGHVAVNGVSCRFDRGTLTAIVGPNGAGKTTYFNLISGQLKATAGEVLLDGHDLSSHGAAGRTRRGIGRAFQLTNLFPNLTVRENVRLAVQARRGRGFDIFSMAAHGRHLIERADEILERVRLAARGEDVVATLPHGDQRKLEVAILIALEPSIFMFDEPTAGMSVDEVPVILDLIHEIKADPAKTVLLVEHKMDVVHSLADRIIVLHNGYLVADGDPREVVASPIVQEAYLGMGAATHV encoded by the coding sequence ATGACCGCTTCATCCGCCGCGGGCCAGGGCGGCGCCAGGCCGGCGCTCGAAACCCGCGACCTCACCGTGCGCTTCGGCGGCCACGTCGCCGTGAACGGCGTCAGCTGCCGGTTCGACCGCGGCACGCTGACCGCGATCGTCGGCCCCAACGGCGCCGGCAAGACCACCTATTTCAACCTGATTTCCGGCCAGCTGAAGGCGACGGCGGGCGAGGTGCTGCTGGACGGCCACGACCTGTCCTCGCATGGCGCGGCCGGGCGTACCCGGCGCGGCATCGGCCGCGCTTTCCAGCTGACCAACCTGTTTCCCAACCTCACGGTGCGCGAGAATGTGCGCCTGGCGGTGCAGGCCCGCCGCGGCCGCGGCTTCGACATCTTCTCGATGGCCGCCCATGGCCGGCATCTGATCGAGCGGGCCGACGAGATCCTGGAGCGGGTGCGCCTGGCGGCGCGCGGCGAGGATGTGGTCGCAACCCTGCCGCATGGCGACCAGCGCAAGCTGGAGGTGGCGATCCTGATCGCGCTCGAGCCCTCGATCTTCATGTTCGACGAGCCGACCGCGGGCATGAGCGTCGACGAGGTGCCGGTTATCCTGGACCTGATCCACGAGATCAAGGCCGATCCGGCCAAGACCGTGCTGCTGGTGGAGCACAAGATGGACGTGGTCCATTCGCTGGCCGACCGGATCATCGTGCTGCACAACGGCTATCTGGTCGCCGATGGCGACCCGCGAGAGGTGGTCGCCTCGCCGATCGTGCAGGAAGCCTATCTGGGCATGGGGGCCGCCACACATGTCTGA